The genomic window gagaggtgactcatatttttttgcagaaattgcttgaaagtaaCTCATATATAGGTAGGCTTTGAAGTGTCCGCCACTACGAATCGTCACGTAAAATCACGCCGTAGTCCGATGTTTAAAGTCAAATTCACATACCCGTATGTCGCGATTTTAGTGTCATTGGCCACGTATAGTTCGTATGAAGTCTTTTCGCGTGCACCCCGTACATATTTCCGCGGGAAAACCCACAGATCGGCACCGGTGtcgattaaaaattgttttttagtaTCATAGTCTGTTACGTAAAGGCGGCGAGACTTTGGGCTTCGATCGGATGCCGCACTTACCGACTGCCCGCGATATTTTCCTGATGTTTGCACGGAAGAGAACACTTTTGAGCCTGGTCACCAAAACGGTAGTGATACCAACAAATGTCACTATTACGTTCCCTGCTGTAGCTCCTGTCTCTAGGATAAGGTCTGCCTCTTGAGTTGCTGCGGTTACGACGGTATGTATTGGGTTGTGCTTGAGCCTGCGACAAATTAGCTAGCTGAATTTTCATTTCAGCTAATTCGGCTGTCAATTTATCGATGGTACTTTCGCGCGCGTTGGAAGCTCCTGAAATATGGACGCCAGGAGCTATAGCTTCGGAGATTGTGTCAGCTAGCTCGGCAACTGCGTCCAAACTAGCTTTAGCTTGAGCAGCTAGGATAGCCTGTGTAGACGATGGCAGTCTACCTAACCACAGAGATCTTACAATATTATCTGGTACTGTTGTGCCTGCTAAAGACTGTAAATGTCGTAAAAATTGAGAAGGTCGTCGATCGCCCAGTTCTTCATGCTTAAGtagtcttttaattttttgttgcTGAGAGGCACTCTCTTAATTAACTCTGACTTTAATTTTACGTACCTCTCTGTTGCTGGTGGTGACACAATGGTGTCCCTAAGTTCTGATATGTACACTGTTTCGAGATTAGCAACTATGTAGTTAAATTTTGCTGCGTCACTTGTTATGTTTACAAGTGCAAATTGGTTTTCCACTTGCAGGAACCAAATTTCAAGATCGTTGGGCCAAAACGGTGGGATTTTAACTGAAATCCGATCAACTGAAGCACTGTTATCCTGAAGCACTGAAGCACTGTTGTTGGCACTGGTACTGTCCGTCATTGTCGATGCTCACTGTATTTAAAAAATCGGCAAAAGTATATTATTAGCactaatttgttaaattttcgcGGCGTTTTAAATGTTCTCGGGGTCACCAATATTCCGGTAGGTgtgagttgacggaattaattaaaaataataaaaataagttaacaacgaacagtaaaacatttatttattttggtaacaaaaaggtGTTGCTTAGTTAGATCTCGGAAAAGGGTCGGTCGTTAGCGAGTAGTGCCTCGGTTGCACGCTGTGAATAGACTGTTAAGAAAAGCCACAACCTATTATATCGATGTTATGCCTTCCTACAATATGGCCCGGAGAGGACAATAAATCACTCCGATCTGACGCATAAAAACAGATACACTTCTGCATTTTTAAAAACGAATGAATGTCtcaaagtgagttgttgacataatggtctgatatggtaattaatttatggggacttcagtttgttaaactgacaCTCCAAAAACATATGGTCAGGGGATGCATTCGTTTCGTAAAACCATGTCTTTCTTAGcgtctggtttgtatattaacggtgactttatatgacccatattatttcgttttgagaaaaaatattaaaactaaaattagcaaaaacagtaattaaagcgtatcgctatacacataataatatttgagctttcctcccactcaaaaaggtccggaacattgtttaaataatcaaaatgttaaaaaatctaggaaattttatttttttcttctattttttagtttttagatttatcgttcatttcgcgaaatattcgcttgtttcatgtgaaactttgtgactcacccatttctttacgccccgcccaaatcgtcagattttttaaataatcactgttttgcatgtacttaacttaccttatcttaatctgacgatttcgagtttttctaaggatagatttttttcggccctctcttaacgaactcccctgtgtttagagccaatatatggtagaggtacatctacagggtaccacgtttcttcccatatgataatctgacgcgctcgagttactgaaAAAATCCCCtattgggctcccctaccattaatttttggtgctacgcgcaggacagcggatacgtttgctctgactgggtattccaatgacctttgataatgattgatgaattttaatttgtagtacatttcgatataaataaataaatttatttattgcaaaataaaaacacatactttgtcctttgaaattacactttttttagcaaaatctttctttgttcatatattttaactcagaaaaaaaaagtttattatttttaaacatatgcaattgtttaaacaatattcaAATTGCTATAATTCAGATTCAATATAAAATtcaatttgctatctgctttattttcagtgatgcaacattttgaaaaaatgaatttttttgcgaaagctggattgcaacatttattttgcaaaatctattgaaccgatcttaatgaaatttacagtattgttttattatgtcataaagtttttctgggtaaaatatgcaggtcctaagtgtagcataaatggttgaaaaacggaaaatgcgaatactttgcaacgaagggtgacaatttttaaaatttttaaccaatcctatattgtaggaaatttaactacgcaacttttatgtcattccaacttttctcggaagtgaatactttagttataatcaaaaaacaaagaaaaaattcgaatttttctttcattttttgacattttgattatttaaacaatgttccggacctttttgagtgggaggataactcaattattattattaggctattgattatgttcaaaataagagagctaaaaggactACAACGTTAACGAGATTTTATTGTCGCATGTGGTCAATggacaactaaatttaaaaaaaccgcgaagtactaccatttaaatgggtgcgtttttgagaaaggggtgaattagttcctaggcacagggcgaattagggtgaggtctatacacttttggtacaaacatgtctacaggaaaattgttccaggttaaatttactatcgaaatatcacattctAAATTCAAGAATAATTTATTTTACagaaatatattcaaaagaaaagcaagaaaaaatcacgaatgatagcaattttgttttttgccccataacttttttccaaagggatataggtataggcattgcttcagtgaaaaataacttccattctttctctttaaaattcCGTTaggtagaagtctctaggatttacagtttctgaaataatatttttcaaacttcgccgctcacagcatttttgggccattttccccattatttcgcaaacattgttctgtaacttttttatacgaATCTCTAGGTATaggcaatggtacatttagtaaaaAAGAGAAGTCAATTGTCTTTAAattggtctattgtataaggttgtacgactattattaagcaagttatgctttttcaagtttttatacttttaatgatttttgatattttttatgattattttttaactttctcattatgacttttttcttgtacatttagttctatacattgtggaataaaaaatcttattttctttactttaaaatggtgtattgcaaaaaattctaggactctttttaaacaagatatccgtaggatatccaagggtatccaaaatttgagaaaaattttaaaattttttatttttttaattagaaggacataattgcatattataacataattgttaattccaaataacttttcttaataacacttttcgatattgtgaaatataaaggtactttactcttgagagaaattcatattttttaacatacctcgtacactattgataaaattttatatccgatgattgcatcttaagttttagactatgcagatcattttataaaaataatttcttttGAAGAGTTAACAA from Diabrotica virgifera virgifera chromosome 5, PGI_DIABVI_V3a includes these protein-coding regions:
- the LOC126885384 gene encoding uncharacterized protein LOC126885384, yielding MTDSTSANNSASVLQDNSASVDRISVKIPPFWPNDLEIWFLQVENQFALVNITSDAAKFNYIVANLETVYISELRDTIVSPPATERLLKHEELGDRRPSQFLRHLQSLAGTTVPDNIVRSLWLGRLPSSTQAILAAQAKASLDAVAELADTISEAIAPGVHISGASNARESTIDKLTAELAEMKIQLANLSQAQAQPNTYRRNRSNSRGRPYPRDRSYSRELHDKTFTSVSSRSGGWIAMLTSNIGPNKDWTRITSEKSTKTPQTTKLRGNRHGTP